CTACGGGGGCAACGAGGGAAGAAGCTGAAAAAAATATGCATGAGGCCATACTGTTACACATTCAGGGTTTGAAAGAGGAGCACCAGCCCATCCCGGAATGCAATTCTTTTGCTGAATATATTATCATCGCGGCTTAGTCTTCAGCAATAAAACGCAAAACGTATACTCGAAACGTTGCCTAGGAATTACTTCCTCTTCTTTTTCTTGGTTGTTTCTTCTTCTTCCGTTGCTGTGACTTTTACCGTGCCGTCGGCAATTTCGCGGAGGGCTGTTACCACCTCTTTGTTTTTGCATTCAAGAGTGGCGGTGGCTCCCTTATAAAGCATTTTGGCCCGTTTAGCGGCGGCATGGACCAAGGCAAACCGGTTTTCAACTTTCGTTAAACAATCTTCGACAGTGACTCGTGCCATGGAAACCTCCTTGATTGAAACGGTGGACTATGGACCATGGACCATGCACTTCGTCAATCAATAAATTGAAGGTCCATAGTCTACGGTCCATGGTCCGTTTTCAGGGCGTTTGACGGTCCGGTCAAACTATGTTAACTCTGATTTATGCCGATAAAACGCCTAGTTGACCTGACGTTACCTGAATACCGGAATCGTCATCTTTTTACTGCGCGTTTGAGGCTCGCCATTTTCGTCGGTTTTTGGATTTTTTATCTCTATTTTTTCCATCCCGTTCTGGATCAACTCAGACCAGTCACCGCCATTGTCACGGCCTGTTTTGTTGTTACGACATTGGCCTATTTCTGCATTCTGAAAAACCGGTTTATCGGACTTTCTTTTATTTCTCACATTCTTTCGGATTTGGTCACGATTACGGTCATTATCTATCTGACGGACGGACCCTATAGCGATTTTTTCACAATCTACCTTTTCTATGTTTTTATATGCGGTGTTTTTTACGACTATCTTTTAGCTCTTTTTGTTGCGTTGGGTTGCGGTATTTTTTACGGCGCCTTTCTTGCTCTCTGCCAGATGCAGGTGATTCCACCCCTTATTCTGGATTGGGGAAATCTCATCCCCGCTGAATCCCATTCTCCCCAGTATCATTATTTTTTCTGGGCTTCTTTTTCTCTGCTGACGGTTTATGGAGTCAAAGTGGCGAGTCATTTCGGCCAGCAGAGAGAGCGATCGTTGGAAGCGCGTAACAAAGAACTGACGGCGCTGGCGCATATGAGCTCTACGATCCGTTCCACCATTTCCGTTGAAAAAGTTTTGGAACAGATTTTGAAAGGGATTCAATCGGGACTCGATCTTAGTTTGTCGGTGCTTGTGTTGTTTGACCGACAGAAAAATCAGATCCGGTTTCTTCCGCCAAAAAATCATCCGGCCATCAAAAAAATTCTTCCTCTCTTGGGAGATAACAAAACAGATTTTGTTTTTCCGCTTGATGTGCCTGAAAATTCGGCACTGCAAGCTCTTTATCATCACCAAATTATTTTTCGAAAACAGTTGGAAGAGGTGCTCATTGGAATTCAGCCGCCTCTTGGCAAAGAGGTGATGCAACAGATACAAACAACGATCGGTTTTAAAAAAATTGTGGGAGTACCGCTGGTCGCGGAAAGTGAATTGCTGGGTGCGTTGATCGGTTGCACGCCTTATGCGGTTGTCGATCCCCAAACAGTAACAACGCTGGAAGCTTTTGCCAATCAGGCGGCTTTGATTTTGGAAGCGGCTTTGTTGATTCAACGTCTTCGGGAAGCCAATACGAGTTTGAAAGAGGCAAACCGTGTGAAATCGGAATTTTTGGCTACGATGAGCCACGAGTTGCGCACTCCCTTGACTGCGATCATCGGATTTTCGGAACTTTTGTTGGAGGGGGTGATGGGGCGTTTGACGCAGGAACAACAGGATAGTCTGCGCGAAGTTTTGAATAACGGTGCAACGTTGCTCGATCTAATCAACAATCTGCTCGATATGGCGAAGGTTGATGCCGGGAAAATGACCCTTGAAATACAGCCCTTTAATCTTCCCGAACTTTTACAGCGCCTGACTCAAACTATCTCTTCTTTGATGCAAAGAAAAAATCTCACACTCAAACTTAATCTTCCAAAAGATGTGTCACCTTTTCGGGCGGACGAGAAAAAAATCCAGCAGGTCCTGTTAAATCTGCTTTCCAATGCCATCAAATTTACTCCCGAAGGGGGAATAATTGAAATCGATTTGAAATGTCATGGCGGTCCCAACTGGCTCGATGCAGTCCCGTGGAGTTCCAAAATAATAAAACAATCCCTTTTTGCCAATGGAGCTGTTGAGCTTTCCGTGGTAGACAATGGTATCGGTATCAAACAGGAAAATTTAACGAAAGTATTTGAAATGTTTTCACAGGGGGACAGTTCTGTAACAAGAAGTCATGGCGGAACAGGTTTGGGACTGACTTTGGCAAAACAGTTTGTGGAATTGCATAGGGGTGTGATTTGGGTGGAGAGCGAAGTGGGGAAGGGAACGAAATTCACAGTAATACTGCCAATCAGTTGATAACGGGTGCCTCTAGAACCCCGATTGTCATCCTGAACACATTCGCTTCGCTCAGTGTAAACTCCGTGAAGGATCTACTTGATAACAAATTGGATTCTTCGCAGAGTTTACCCTGAGCCCGAGCAGATTCTTCGCAGAGTTTACCCTGAGCCCGAGCAGATTCTTCGCTCCGCTCAGAATGACAAAGCGAAGGGCTCAGAATGACAAAGCGAAGGGCTCAGAATGACAAATAGAGTTTTATGGGAAGTTTCTTAAAACAATATCTCTGGGTGCTGGATCTGCTCACCATTTTTTTGTGCGCCTTTTTTGGCGCCAAGTTGACTAATGTTTATCTGGGACAGTGGTTTGGTGCCGATCAGGAAGGACTAAAACCTCCCGCTATTGAGGAAACAACAAATCTGTCAGTAGTCGCCCCCCCTTTTTCTGATTATAAAATAATTGCGGAGCGAAATATTTTTGATTCCACCGAACTTCCTCCCGAAGAACCTCCTCCAGACCTCAACGCTACCGCTGTTCCAACCGGCGAGGCTGTTAAAACGGGTTTGACGATCAAGGTGGTTGGAGTTTTGGTGGTGGGAGCGGGGATGGATGACCGCTCTTCGGCAACTATTGCCGGTGGGGAAGGGGGCCAGACCGATACTTATGCCGTAGGGAGTGAAAATGGTTTTGCTCCCAGCACCAAATTGACTAAAGTCAAACCGGACCGGATCGAATTTGTTCACAGTGGACGTCTGGAATATGCCTTGATTGAAGAAAATGGTGTCGAAAGCATTTTTGGCCCTCCCCCCTCTTTGACGGCCTCTTCCCCGACAGTACCCCAAGCGTCGAAAGAACCTGTTCCCGCCGGGCAGGGGATTAAAAAATCAGGTGAAAATAAGTTTGTTATCGACCATAAGGAAGTTCAAAACGCTCTTTCGAATATGGAACAACTCTACACCGACATTCGAGCGGTACCAAACTTTGCTGGAGGAAAAGTTTTGGGTATGAAGATTTTATCGGTGAAGCAAGGTTCTATTTTTGATAAGCTGGGCCTCCAGCGCGGAGATATTTTGGAGAGGATCAATAATCAGGAACTGGATGTGAAGAGGGGGTTTGAGATTTTCAACCAGTTGAAAGATGAAAAACGGCTCGTTTTGGATGTGGTGCGACAGGGAGCCAATCAAACAGTGGAATATGAAATTCGGTAGAAAAGGACAATGGACCATGGACCATGGACTAGAGACCTTTAGGGGGAGGGGGGTTTTTCTTTTATTGCTGGTCCTTGGTCTATGGTCCTTGGTCTATAGTCCTTCCTTCGCCCAACTTCCTGAAGGGTCGGCTACTTTGCCGGGTGCGGAGGAGGGAGCTCCACCGGGAGAAATGCCTTCATCACCTGATGTTCCGGAGAGTGCACCCCCGAATGGAGTACCGGAAAAACCGGAGGAGGAAGCCGCTGTCAACCCCAGTGATGAAAAAGTTTATCTCAATGTGCAAGATCAAGACATCAAAGAAGTGATTAAACAAATCAGCAAAGCCACGGGGCGTAATTTTATTATCGACAGCAAAGTCTCCGGCAAAGTGACCATCCTTTCCAATAAAATGATGACGAAAGAAGAAGCCTATCAGGCTTTTTTGTCCGCCTTGCAGGTCGCCGGTTTTACAACCGTTTCGGGGCCCGGAGGAATTTTGAAAATTATTCCCCTGAGAGACGCCAAAAATTTTCCGATTCCAACCCACATTGACACGACACCTTATACCGACAGCTACATCACCCGTCTTATCAAGATGGAAAATATCAGCGCTAATGACATGGCCGAAGCGATCAAGGGTTTGATTTCAAAAGACGGAAATTTGTTTGCCTATCCCGAAACAAACACGCTGGTGCTGACGGATTCGGGCACCAATATCGACCGGTTGATGAAGATTATTAAGGAGCTGGATCAGGAAGGCCCGCAACAGGTTGTCGAAATTATTCCGCTACACTATGCCGGTGCCAAAGAAATGGCCGGTATTATTCTCAATTTATTTGAAGAACAAAAGAAGCAAGGGGGTGGTGGTGCCAGACCCGGCGGTGGGGGTGGTTCTCTGGAAGAGATTGCACAGGTTTCCAAAATTATTGCCGATGAAAGAACCAATTCTCTTATCGTGTTGGCAAGCAAGCGGGCCATTGAGAAAGTCAGAGACATGATCAGCCGCCTTGATTCCAAATTGGAAGAAGGGGCAGAGGGGAAAATTCATGTCTATTATTTGAAATATGCAAAAGCCAAAGATTTGGTCACGGTTCTGCAGGGGCTTGCGGGACAAGCGGCCAAGGCGCCGGGGGCCGGTGGAGCGGTAGCTCAGGGGGCGGTCATTGCTGATTTGGAAGAATTTAAAATCGGTTCCGATGATGCCACCAATTCTCTTCTGATTACTTCGAATCTGAAAACGTTCAATACATTGATCGACAAGGTAATCAGCAAACTCGATATCCCCAGAAAACAGGTTTATCTGGAAGCTATGGTCATTGAATTTTCCTTAACGACCGACAAAAGAGCGGGAGTTTCTTGGACCGCCGGTGTTGCAGGGGGATCGACCGTCGGATTTGGAGAGGCGTTTAACCAGTTGGCCGGTTTGATTGATCCTTTCAATCCGGCAAATAAAGCCTCCGCTCTCCTGAATGCCCCCGGTCTTTTAGGCGGGGTTTTGAGCACCAGAACGGTGGCCGTCGAAGTGATCGGTGCCGACGGAGCAAAAAAGACGGTTAATATGCCAGCCTTCTCCGCTTTTTTAAATGCCCTTTCCGTTTTTGGAAACACCAATGTGATTGCCAGCCCCAATCTGATGGCCTTGGATAATGAAGAAGCAACGATCGAGATTATTCGGAAAGAACCGGAACCGGGAAGTAATATTCTTGGACCAAGTGGTCTTGTTTCACAGGGAAGTCCCGTACGTGTTGACGCGGGTTTAACCTTAAAGCTAACACCGCAAATTACCGAAAAAGGCTCAGTCCGAATGAAAATCGACCAGAAATATTCTTCTTTCACCACGGCCGCAAATCCCGGTTTGGGAACCCAAGCTATTGTGGAAAGAAAAGTAACCACTTCTGTTATCACGAATGATGCACAGACGGTGGTCATCGGCGGATTGATGGAAGATGATGTGACAACAACACGGACCAAGCTTCCGGTTTTGGGTGACATCCCTCTTTTGGGATATTTATTTCAGAAAAAGGAGTCCAACTCACGGAAGAAGAATCTTCTTTTGTTTGTAACTCCTTATGTGGTTCGCGATACCGATGACTTCAACCGGGTATTGGCCAAAAAACTGGGGCAACAGGAGGACTTCCTGAATACCACTATGAAAAAGAAAGAAAAATCAACCGTGGATAAGTTAATCAAGACACACGATTTTGATCTGCTCGATATTTTGGCGAAGAAACCGGGCCCTGTCACATCGGAACGAGCGGTTGTTCTTCCGGGCGGTGTTTATTCCACATCCAATAGCGCGCCGATTATTACGGCAAAACCGGAAGAGGAAAATCATGTAACCATTGTATTGCCTCCCCTGCCTCCCCCCGCAGAATCCGTCGATCAGAAACAAAAATCTGTTATTCCAACAACTACAATTCAGACTCAAACTCAAACTCAAACTCAAACTCAAACAACAACCCCGCCACCCGTGCAAATTATTCCCCCAAAAAAGAAACCCGCCAATCAGGTAAAAGCGGGGCCCGTCCCAGCAACAACAAAACCAAAAACCACTACGACAACGACCACCACCACAACAACAACCACCAAAACCCCCATAAAACGTCCCGCAGTAATTACCCTCCCCCCCGGCACCACCCCCGACATTGGTGAGTAATTTAACCAAGTTACATATAGTACCTGGTACCATATGTAACTCCCGATATTAATAATGCTTTATGGACCAACAGGGTGTTGAATGATATAATCTTTGCTGTAGTAAATCTTAGGGAAATCAATAATATAGGGGATATATGGAAGAAAGAAGTTTAGGGGCGATCCTTTTGGAGACGAGTTCATTGACGGAAGATCAGCTCCAACAAGGGTTAGCCGTTCAACGTGAAAAGGGGATTAAGCTGGGGGAAGCCCTCGTTCAGCTTAAATTTTTGCGCACGGAAGATATTCTCAAGGCTCTCTCTATTCAATTGGGTTTTCCCTATGAAAGCCGTATCGAAGTCGAATCAATTGATCCGGCGCTGGTGGAGCACCTACCCATTAACTATGCGAAAGATAATGAGGTTTTGCCGTTAAAGAAAGAAGATGGGTCTATCATTATAGCGATGGCCGATCCCAGCAATTTTAATGCTCTGGATGACCTGCGCCTCCTTTTTAATTCCGATGTCAAACCCGTCATTGCCGGTTCTTATGAAATCGTGAACGCGATTAACGCGGTCTACAACCGGACGACCGACAAGAGTGAACAGGTGATGAGTGAGTTGGATGAACAGATGGAAGAAATTGCGGAAGATTTCAACGAACCCGTCGATTTGCTCGACACCTCCGATGAAGCCCCAATTATTCGCCTCGTCAACTCTTTGATGTTTCGCGCTGTCAAACAGAAGGCCAGTGATATTCACATCGAACCTTTTGAAAAGGACCTTGCGGTTCGCTTCCGAATTGACGGTGTGCTCTACGATGTCATGCACCCACCCAAAAGGGCGCAGAACTCGATCATCTCTCGCGTAAAAATTATGGCGGGCTTGAACATTGCCGAAAAGAGAATTCCTCAAGATGGACGCATTCGAATCAAAATCGCCGGAAAAGATATCGATATTCGTGTGTCGACGATTCCAACCGCTTTTGGCGAAAGTGTTGTCATGCGTCTTTTGGATAAGACATCGGTGCTCATTGATGTTGAGACGCTGGGATTCATCGGGAAAAATCTGGAATATATACGGAGTGTCATCAACAAAGATCACGGAATTATTTTGGTGACGGGACCGACCGGTTCCGGAAAAACCACAACGCTTTATTCGTGTCTCTCTAAAATCAATTCTACGGAATTGAAAATCATTACGGTTGAAGACCCTGTTGAATACCAATTGCCCGGCATCAACCAAATGCAGGTTAATCCCAAAATTGATCTGACATTTGCGACGGGACTTCGTGCCTTTTTGCGCCAAGACCCCGATGTGATTATGGTGGGAGAAATTCGTGACCGGGAAACTGCGGAAATTGCGATTCAAGCGTCCTTAACCGGTCACTTGGTTTTGTCCACCATCCATACAAACGATGCGGCCGCAACGGTAACCCGTTTGATTGATATGGGCGTGGAACCCTTTTTGGTTTCGTCCTCCGTCATTTGTATTATTGCACAACGACTGATTCGAAGTGTTTGCAAAGATTGTGCGAGAAAATACACCCCTGAAGAAGTGGAATTAAAAAAAATTGGTTTGACACTGGAAGATCTTAAAGGCCGTCAATTCTACCGACCGGTTGGTTGTCCCAATTGTCTTGAAACCGGATATTCCGGACGTACTGGCATTCACGAAGTCATGATGATTGATGACGCCATTCGTGCAGAAATTGTGAAAGGGTCCGACGCTTCCTCCATCAAAAAAGTGGCTCAGGCACAGGGAATGAAAACAATCAGAGAAGATGCCGCGCAAAAAGTGTTGATGGGTTGGACAACCGTCGAAGAAATCATGCGCGCAACACAAGAAGATGCGGATTAACAAAATGCAAAAATCAAAAATAAAAAATCAAAAATGAAAAACACATATTAAAAATTTAAAAATTTTTAATTTTTGCTTTTTAATTTTTACTCTTATGCCCGTTTTTGAATACACAGGGATTAATCAACAACGTAAGAAAGCTTCCGGTATCATTGAGGCCGAGAGTGACAAAGCGGCCCGGATGAAGCTTAGAAAAATGGGAATTTTTCCGCAGATTTTGACTCTTGAAGGTGGGGCCAAGAAAAAATTCTCTCTAAATACCAACGTTGATTTCAGTAAATGGGGAAATCGAATCAAAGTTCAGGATATTGCTAGCATGACAAGACAGATGGCAACCCTTGTCAATGCGGGAATTCCGCTGGTGGATTCTTTGACAGCTCTTGTCGAGCAGGTTGAAAACCCAAAACTCAGAAAAGTTCTGACTCAGATCAAAGAAAAAGTGACGGAAGGTCAAAAACTTTCCGACGCGATGCGTGCCCATCCCAAAATTTTTACCGATCTCTATGTTAACATGGTGAACGCCGGTGAAAACAGCGGCGCGCTGGATGTTGTGTTGATCAGGCTCGCCGATTTTACGGAAGGTCAGGCACGCCTCAAAAGCAAAGTAATCGGAGCGATGATTTATCCCGCCATCATGTCGATTGTCGGTGTTGCTTTGATGATTATGCTCGTTGTGTTTGTGGTTCCTCAAATCACGCAGATTTTTTTGGATGTCAAAGCAACCCTTCCCCTGCCGACGCGTATTTTGATGTTTGTCAGCAATGCGCTGACCACGGGCTGGATTGTGTTTTTGCTTTTACTCCTGTTTGGCTTGAGTGGGTTCCTGTTAAAAAAATGGTTCAAGACTCCAAAGGGACGGGAATTTTTGGATAAATGGATGCTAAAGTTGCCGTTGTTTGGAAAATTAAACCGGATGATTGCTATTTCCCGTTTTGCGAGAACGCTCTCGACTCTCTTAAATAGCGGCGTTCCTCTTTTAAATGCCCTCGACATTGTGAGTCATATTGTGACGAACACAGTTATACGCCGCGCTATTGAAGAAACAAAGAAAAGCGTACAAGAAGGAGCTTCCGTTTCAGATCCTTTAAAAAGAAGCGGACAATTTCCTCCGATTGTAACGCACATGATTGCCATCGGAGAAAAAACGGGGGATATGGAAAAAATGTTGGAGCGCGTCGCGGAAGCTTACGACACGCAGGTGGACAACACTGTTTCCACTTTGACAACACTTTTGGAGCCGATCATGATTTTAGTTATGGCAGGGGTGGTCTCTTTTATAGTAATGTCCATCCTGTTGCCAATTTTACAATTGAACCAACTAGGAGGATAAAAAGATCAAAAATAAAAAAGCAAAAAGCAAAAATAAAAAATATAAATAAAAAAATAAGGATTTTTGGTTTTTAATATGTGTTTTTGATTTTTTATTTTTAATTTAAAAAAAAAGGGGGGGGGAGATATGAAGAGATTACTTGGAGCCAATAGAGGTATGACACTCATTGAAATCATGGTGGTCATTACCATTTTGGGATTGATCGCCGCCATGGTGACCGTCAACGTGATGGGGCGTTTGGAAAAAGCAAAGGCGGATACCGCCAGAACACAGATCAAATCGATCGAACAAGCTATGGAACAATATCGTTTGGACAGTGGCAATTATCCTACCACAGAACAGGGACTCAAAGCCCTTGTCGAAGCTCCCGCGGATTCAAAACGTTTTCAACCGGGTGGTTATCTGAAGGGGGGCAAGGTTCCTCTTGACCCTTGGAGACATGATTTTTCCTACGTCAGCCCGGGCACCCAGGGACATCCGTATGAAATCACCTCAAGCGGTCCCGATGGCCAAGAGGGAACGGATGATGACATCAAG
This genomic window from Deltaproteobacteria bacterium contains:
- a CDS encoding type II toxin-antitoxin system HicB family antitoxin, producing the protein MNRFLMIVEKAGQNYSAYSPDIPGCVATGATREEAEKNMHEAILLHIQGLKEEHQPIPECNSFAEYIIIAA
- a CDS encoding DNA-directed RNA polymerase subunit omega, yielding MARVTVEDCLTKVENRFALVHAAAKRAKMLYKGATATLECKNKEVVTALREIADGTVKVTATEEEETTKKKKRK
- a CDS encoding HAMP domain-containing histidine kinase, which produces MPIKRLVDLTLPEYRNRHLFTARLRLAIFVGFWIFYLYFFHPVLDQLRPVTAIVTACFVVTTLAYFCILKNRFIGLSFISHILSDLVTITVIIYLTDGPYSDFFTIYLFYVFICGVFYDYLLALFVALGCGIFYGAFLALCQMQVIPPLILDWGNLIPAESHSPQYHYFFWASFSLLTVYGVKVASHFGQQRERSLEARNKELTALAHMSSTIRSTISVEKVLEQILKGIQSGLDLSLSVLVLFDRQKNQIRFLPPKNHPAIKKILPLLGDNKTDFVFPLDVPENSALQALYHHQIIFRKQLEEVLIGIQPPLGKEVMQQIQTTIGFKKIVGVPLVAESELLGALIGCTPYAVVDPQTVTTLEAFANQAALILEAALLIQRLREANTSLKEANRVKSEFLATMSHELRTPLTAIIGFSELLLEGVMGRLTQEQQDSLREVLNNGATLLDLINNLLDMAKVDAGKMTLEIQPFNLPELLQRLTQTISSLMQRKNLTLKLNLPKDVSPFRADEKKIQQVLLNLLSNAIKFTPEGGIIEIDLKCHGGPNWLDAVPWSSKIIKQSLFANGAVELSVVDNGIGIKQENLTKVFEMFSQGDSSVTRSHGGTGLGLTLAKQFVELHRGVIWVESEVGKGTKFTVILPIS
- the gspD gene encoding type II secretion system secretin GspD; the protein is MDHGLETFRGRGVFLLLLVLGLWSLVYSPSFAQLPEGSATLPGAEEGAPPGEMPSSPDVPESAPPNGVPEKPEEEAAVNPSDEKVYLNVQDQDIKEVIKQISKATGRNFIIDSKVSGKVTILSNKMMTKEEAYQAFLSALQVAGFTTVSGPGGILKIIPLRDAKNFPIPTHIDTTPYTDSYITRLIKMENISANDMAEAIKGLISKDGNLFAYPETNTLVLTDSGTNIDRLMKIIKELDQEGPQQVVEIIPLHYAGAKEMAGIILNLFEEQKKQGGGGARPGGGGGSLEEIAQVSKIIADERTNSLIVLASKRAIEKVRDMISRLDSKLEEGAEGKIHVYYLKYAKAKDLVTVLQGLAGQAAKAPGAGGAVAQGAVIADLEEFKIGSDDATNSLLITSNLKTFNTLIDKVISKLDIPRKQVYLEAMVIEFSLTTDKRAGVSWTAGVAGGSTVGFGEAFNQLAGLIDPFNPANKASALLNAPGLLGGVLSTRTVAVEVIGADGAKKTVNMPAFSAFLNALSVFGNTNVIASPNLMALDNEEATIEIIRKEPEPGSNILGPSGLVSQGSPVRVDAGLTLKLTPQITEKGSVRMKIDQKYSSFTTAANPGLGTQAIVERKVTTSVITNDAQTVVIGGLMEDDVTTTRTKLPVLGDIPLLGYLFQKKESNSRKKNLLLFVTPYVVRDTDDFNRVLAKKLGQQEDFLNTTMKKKEKSTVDKLIKTHDFDLLDILAKKPGPVTSERAVVLPGGVYSTSNSAPIITAKPEEENHVTIVLPPLPPPAESVDQKQKSVIPTTTIQTQTQTQTQTQTTTPPPVQIIPPKKKPANQVKAGPVPATTKPKTTTTTTTTTTTTTKTPIKRPAVITLPPGTTPDIGE
- the gspE gene encoding type II secretion system ATPase GspE; its protein translation is MEERSLGAILLETSSLTEDQLQQGLAVQREKGIKLGEALVQLKFLRTEDILKALSIQLGFPYESRIEVESIDPALVEHLPINYAKDNEVLPLKKEDGSIIIAMADPSNFNALDDLRLLFNSDVKPVIAGSYEIVNAINAVYNRTTDKSEQVMSELDEQMEEIAEDFNEPVDLLDTSDEAPIIRLVNSLMFRAVKQKASDIHIEPFEKDLAVRFRIDGVLYDVMHPPKRAQNSIISRVKIMAGLNIAEKRIPQDGRIRIKIAGKDIDIRVSTIPTAFGESVVMRLLDKTSVLIDVETLGFIGKNLEYIRSVINKDHGIILVTGPTGSGKTTTLYSCLSKINSTELKIITVEDPVEYQLPGINQMQVNPKIDLTFATGLRAFLRQDPDVIMVGEIRDRETAEIAIQASLTGHLVLSTIHTNDAAATVTRLIDMGVEPFLVSSSVICIIAQRLIRSVCKDCARKYTPEEVELKKIGLTLEDLKGRQFYRPVGCPNCLETGYSGRTGIHEVMMIDDAIRAEIVKGSDASSIKKVAQAQGMKTIREDAAQKVLMGWTTVEEIMRATQEDAD
- the gspF gene encoding type II secretion system inner membrane protein GspF, with translation MPVFEYTGINQQRKKASGIIEAESDKAARMKLRKMGIFPQILTLEGGAKKKFSLNTNVDFSKWGNRIKVQDIASMTRQMATLVNAGIPLVDSLTALVEQVENPKLRKVLTQIKEKVTEGQKLSDAMRAHPKIFTDLYVNMVNAGENSGALDVVLIRLADFTEGQARLKSKVIGAMIYPAIMSIVGVALMIMLVVFVVPQITQIFLDVKATLPLPTRILMFVSNALTTGWIVFLLLLLFGLSGFLLKKWFKTPKGREFLDKWMLKLPLFGKLNRMIAISRFARTLSTLLNSGVPLLNALDIVSHIVTNTVIRRAIEETKKSVQEGASVSDPLKRSGQFPPIVTHMIAIGEKTGDMEKMLERVAEAYDTQVDNTVSTLTTLLEPIMILVMAGVVSFIVMSILLPILQLNQLGG
- the gspG gene encoding type II secretion system major pseudopilin GspG encodes the protein MKRLLGANRGMTLIEIMVVITILGLIAAMVTVNVMGRLEKAKADTARTQIKSIEQAMEQYRLDSGNYPTTEQGLKALVEAPADSKRFQPGGYLKGGKVPLDPWRHDFSYVSPGTQGHPYEITSSGPDGQEGTDDDIKSSEE